In Carboxydothermus pertinax, a single genomic region encodes these proteins:
- a CDS encoding YeeE/YedE thiosulfate transporter family protein: protein MQKKAAYGLLILFLSVLLFLVYQNLFTQAAVFALGLGFGYAVSRSRFCFASAFRDLIMFRDKAMSRGVTVLIAVSAAGFFVIQLLAVLGGHAPPGKINPVGWHLVIGGIIFGVGMVLAGGCVISTLVRVGEGFFHYWGVLLGIVIGSVLGAFGYGFWKDSLTAAKKFWLPGIIGWIPTLLIYVIVFFFLFKALQEER, encoded by the coding sequence GTGCAAAAAAAGGCAGCTTACGGCTTATTAATATTGTTTCTTTCGGTGCTACTCTTTTTAGTTTATCAAAACCTTTTCACCCAGGCGGCGGTGTTTGCTTTAGGCCTTGGTTTTGGTTATGCGGTTAGCCGTTCCCGCTTTTGCTTTGCATCAGCTTTTCGGGATTTAATCATGTTTCGGGATAAAGCCATGAGCCGGGGAGTTACAGTCTTAATCGCTGTATCTGCTGCTGGTTTTTTTGTAATCCAATTGTTAGCTGTATTAGGGGGACATGCACCTCCGGGGAAAATAAATCCGGTGGGCTGGCATTTGGTCATCGGCGGCATTATTTTTGGCGTTGGTATGGTTTTAGCCGGTGGCTGTGTGATTAGTACTTTAGTCCGGGTGGGAGAAGGGTTTTTCCACTACTGGGGAGTATTGCTGGGAATAGTAATTGGCTCAGTCCTAGGAGCCTTTGGTTATGGCTTCTGGAAAGATAGTTTAACTGCTGCCAAAAAGTTCTGGCTTCCCGGGATTATTGGCTGGATACCGACACTCCTTATCTATGTAATAGTATTTTTCTTTTTGTTTAAAGCTTTGCAGGAGGAGAGGTAA
- a CDS encoding phosphoglucomutase/phosphomannomutase family protein has product MIKFGTDGWRGIIARDFTFANLEKVSLGLAAYLQEKYRNGAVVVGYDCRFLSDRFAETVAEILLKSGFDVYLPEKFVPTPYVAFAIKKLNAIGGVMLTASHNPPEYNGFKFIPDYAGPALPDVTDRLEQLINSEAKPAKREPGRKLTLNLEDKYILHLINLTGLNPGQGLIVIDPMYGAGQGYLEKILGDFGYNLYTLRNYRDPLFGDGMPEPKKKELQPLVEEIKRRGADLGLALDGDADRFGVVEGERLFTANEILALTYHYLLESGRGGDVARTVPTTHLLDKMARANGYEVIETPVGFKYIGKAIREGAVLGGEESGGLSIAGHVPEKDGILADLLAVKIREYFKKPLSQVLEDIYDRYGRVYSRRDDYKTTPEQKEEILKRMSSLKLTEIAGEKVVRVSRIDGVKWELQRGGFVLVRASGTEPVFRIYGEAETSAKLDSLLNEMKILLLGTVRTVL; this is encoded by the coding sequence TTGATAAAATTTGGCACCGATGGGTGGAGGGGAATTATTGCCCGGGATTTTACCTTTGCCAATTTAGAAAAGGTAAGTCTGGGGTTAGCCGCTTATTTGCAGGAAAAGTACCGCAATGGAGCGGTGGTGGTAGGTTATGATTGCCGCTTTTTATCCGACCGGTTTGCAGAGACCGTGGCGGAAATCCTTTTAAAAAGTGGTTTTGACGTTTATCTTCCGGAGAAATTTGTGCCCACTCCTTATGTAGCCTTTGCCATTAAAAAATTAAACGCGATTGGCGGGGTAATGTTAACCGCCAGCCACAACCCGCCGGAATATAACGGCTTTAAATTTATCCCCGACTATGCCGGACCGGCCCTGCCCGATGTGACCGACCGCTTAGAGCAGTTAATAAACAGTGAAGCCAAACCCGCAAAAAGAGAACCTGGGAGAAAGCTTACTTTAAACTTAGAAGACAAATACATCCTACATTTAATTAACCTGACCGGCTTAAATCCGGGGCAGGGCCTGATTGTAATTGACCCGATGTACGGGGCCGGTCAGGGCTATCTGGAAAAAATATTAGGGGATTTCGGTTATAATCTTTATACCCTTAGAAACTACCGGGATCCTCTCTTTGGCGACGGTATGCCCGAACCCAAAAAAAAGGAGCTCCAGCCGCTGGTTGAAGAAATAAAGCGGCGAGGGGCAGATTTGGGCCTGGCCTTAGATGGGGATGCGGACCGGTTTGGGGTGGTGGAAGGGGAGCGGCTTTTTACCGCCAATGAAATTTTAGCCCTTACCTACCACTATTTACTTGAAAGCGGGCGGGGAGGCGATGTAGCCCGGACGGTGCCCACCACTCACCTTTTAGATAAGATGGCCCGGGCTAATGGCTATGAAGTGATTGAAACACCGGTAGGTTTTAAGTACATCGGCAAAGCCATAAGAGAAGGAGCAGTCTTAGGCGGTGAAGAATCCGGGGGACTGTCGATAGCGGGGCATGTGCCGGAAAAAGATGGAATCTTAGCCGATCTCCTAGCGGTAAAAATCCGGGAATATTTTAAAAAGCCCCTATCACAGGTATTAGAAGATATTTACGACCGCTACGGCCGGGTTTACTCCCGCCGGGATGACTATAAAACTACGCCGGAGCAAAAGGAAGAAATTTTAAAGCGAATGTCTTCGCTAAAACTTACGGAAATTGCTGGTGAAAAGGTCGTCCGGGTAAGCCGAATTGACGGGGTAAAGTGGGAACTTCAAAGGGGCGGCTTTGTCCTGGTGCGAGCTTCCGGCACGGAGCCGGTCTTTAGAATTTACGGTGAAGCTGAAACTTCCGCCAAATTGGATTCACTTTTAAACGAAATGAAAATACTCCTTCTAGGGACGGTTCGGACGGTTCTGTGA
- a CDS encoding 4Fe-4S dicluster domain-containing protein, whose translation MPKYAMVIDMTKCAACQACTVACEAEWGLPPGEKFTRLEERETGSFPNVQREFLLIQCQHCDNAPCVEVCPTGATYKRDDGIVLVDEKRCAGCKYCMVACPYQARVINHEKGVPEKCRFCYHRVEQGKKPACVSTCIGEARYFGDLDNPNDEIHRIIQEKQAKPLRGDLGTKPSIYYVR comes from the coding sequence ATGCCTAAGTATGCAATGGTAATTGACATGACCAAATGCGCTGCCTGTCAGGCCTGCACCGTTGCCTGTGAAGCGGAGTGGGGGTTACCTCCCGGGGAAAAATTTACCCGCTTAGAAGAGCGGGAAACTGGTAGTTTTCCCAATGTTCAACGCGAATTTTTACTAATTCAGTGCCAGCACTGTGATAATGCACCCTGTGTGGAGGTATGTCCAACCGGAGCGACTTATAAAAGGGATGACGGCATAGTCCTGGTAGATGAAAAACGCTGTGCCGGTTGCAAATACTGCATGGTAGCCTGTCCCTACCAGGCCCGGGTGATAAATCATGAAAAAGGTGTCCCGGAAAAATGCCGGTTTTGCTATCACCGGGTAGAGCAGGGGAAAAAGCCTGCCTGTGTCTCTACCTGTATCGGCGAAGCCAGGTATTTTGGAGACTTAGATAATCCCAACGATGAAATCCACCGGATTATTCAGGAAAAACAAGCTAAGCCGTTGCGGGGGGATTTGGGCACCAAACCCTCCATTTACTACGTACGCTAA
- a CDS encoding LysR family transcriptional regulator produces the protein MNLYQFELFCQIAKVRSFTKAAKLMHLTQPAISAQVQAMENFYGTKLFERSATGVKLTPAGELVYKYAQHFLAEHEKLEREIDNLLGTNAQTIVIGASTTIGNFALPCNVWSFKEKFPEANIRIEVDNSQKVIALVLDGKVDFGLAEGPEFTNPDLEIKKVGESQVVVITSPELPQAQQNSITIEELKKLPLILREPGSSVREVFFEAIKKTGIPASELNIVLELGSFQGVLEAVKKGHGVSISCLEAVKKEYHRKELHYLTLKDMELTMPFLLVYRKDRTFSPLAKRFLRFIIGPAALEFC, from the coding sequence ATGAATTTATACCAGTTTGAACTTTTCTGTCAAATTGCTAAAGTAAGGAGTTTCACAAAAGCAGCTAAATTAATGCACCTGACCCAGCCAGCAATCTCGGCTCAAGTGCAGGCAATGGAAAATTTTTACGGCACAAAATTATTTGAACGGTCAGCAACGGGGGTAAAGCTTACCCCCGCCGGCGAGCTGGTTTATAAATACGCCCAGCACTTTTTGGCTGAACACGAAAAGTTAGAAAGGGAGATAGACAATTTACTTGGTACCAATGCCCAAACTATTGTCATTGGAGCCAGCACCACTATTGGCAATTTTGCCCTGCCCTGTAACGTTTGGAGCTTTAAGGAAAAATTTCCCGAAGCCAATATTAGAATTGAAGTGGATAACTCCCAGAAGGTTATTGCTTTGGTCCTGGATGGGAAAGTGGATTTTGGATTGGCAGAAGGCCCAGAATTTACAAATCCCGATTTAGAAATAAAAAAAGTGGGAGAGAGTCAGGTAGTAGTAATCACCTCCCCCGAACTTCCCCAGGCCCAGCAAAATTCAATTACTATTGAGGAACTTAAAAAACTTCCTTTGATCCTGCGCGAACCGGGCTCTTCGGTGCGGGAAGTGTTTTTTGAGGCAATTAAAAAAACCGGAATCCCGGCTTCTGAGTTAAATATTGTTTTAGAATTAGGAAGCTTTCAAGGGGTTTTAGAAGCGGTAAAAAAAGGACACGGTGTCTCTATTTCCTGCTTAGAAGCGGTTAAAAAAGAGTATCACCGCAAAGAGCTCCACTACCTTACCTTAAAAGATATGGAGCTTACTATGCCGTTTTTACTGGTTTACCGCAAAGACCGTACCTTTAGTCCACTGGCCAAAAGGTTTTTAAGGTTTATTATCGGTCCTGCGGCTTTAGAGTTTTGTTAA
- the nrfD gene encoding NrfD/PsrC family molybdoenzyme membrane anchor subunit, translating to MAWGIIIAIYLFLAGAGAGAFLIAVMTERSGVNKDNEALIKAGTILAAPLVAIGTLFLVLDLTWVEAGKFEPWRIFELYTHFTSMITWGTWILTLFMPVAFVYGWMKLKNPYYTNTVLRCAGAVLAFATSVYTGVLLGVVKAVPFWNNAVIPVLFVVSALVTGMATAILGSFAFGGKTLPDFFKPLHTALAVIELLLLFFLLMVAVNGPEAAKQSADMIISGKYSLYFWGMLVLLGIILPGVIGAVSSPKAGKGVKALDALLVLLGGFTLRALILLAAVPVTLMN from the coding sequence ATGGCGTGGGGAATAATAATTGCGATCTACCTGTTCTTAGCCGGAGCGGGAGCTGGAGCCTTTTTAATAGCGGTCATGACCGAGCGTTCCGGGGTAAATAAGGATAATGAAGCATTAATTAAAGCCGGAACCATCCTGGCTGCTCCGCTGGTAGCCATAGGTACCCTTTTCCTGGTTCTGGACCTTACCTGGGTGGAAGCTGGGAAATTTGAACCCTGGCGGATTTTCGAACTTTATACTCACTTTACTTCCATGATTACCTGGGGTACCTGGATTTTAACCTTATTTATGCCGGTAGCGTTTGTCTATGGCTGGATGAAGCTAAAAAATCCTTACTATACTAATACTGTTTTGCGCTGTGCCGGAGCGGTTCTGGCTTTTGCTACTTCCGTATACACCGGGGTACTTTTAGGGGTAGTTAAAGCCGTTCCCTTCTGGAACAATGCGGTAATCCCGGTACTTTTTGTTGTATCGGCCTTAGTTACAGGGATGGCTACGGCAATTTTAGGAAGTTTTGCTTTTGGTGGCAAAACTTTACCCGATTTCTTCAAGCCTTTGCATACAGCTTTAGCCGTAATTGAACTTTTACTCCTCTTCTTTTTGCTGATGGTAGCGGTAAATGGTCCAGAGGCGGCAAAACAATCGGCGGATATGATTATTTCCGGGAAATACAGCTTGTACTTCTGGGGAATGCTGGTGTTATTAGGTATTATCTTGCCAGGGGTGATTGGAGCAGTCTCTTCACCCAAAGCCGGCAAAGGAGTAAAAGCATTAGATGCCCTATTAGTGCTGTTAGGCGGTTTTACCTTAAGGGCTTTAATCTTGCTGGCAGCAGTTCCCGTAACTTTAATGAACTAA
- a CDS encoding DUF421 domain-containing protein: MHDVTEVILRSLAAFIAVLIITKLIGKSQLGQLTISDYINGIVIGSIAANVAVDLRTNVVHYLTGMAAFGALTILVQWAGLKNRNVRKLLQDEPTIVIHNGKILEHNMKLMRYTMDDLMMQLREKGAFNVADVEFAVAEPNGELSVLLKSTKRPVTPEDLGLNPPYEGVPAELVVDGELIEQNFEQHGLAKEWFFNYLKEQGITNLKDIAYAQIDANGQVYIDLKHDKLTLTVDITDKKPKRKGG, translated from the coding sequence GTGCACGATGTAACTGAGGTCATCTTACGTTCACTGGCTGCCTTTATAGCTGTACTTATCATTACCAAACTCATTGGGAAATCCCAGCTTGGCCAGCTAACCATTTCCGACTACATAAACGGTATTGTTATTGGCTCGATTGCTGCCAATGTTGCGGTGGACCTTCGCACCAATGTAGTTCACTATCTGACGGGCATGGCAGCCTTTGGGGCACTTACCATTTTAGTGCAGTGGGCTGGGCTTAAAAACCGGAATGTACGGAAGCTTCTTCAGGATGAGCCTACAATTGTCATCCATAACGGCAAAATCTTGGAACACAATATGAAGCTGATGCGCTACACCATGGACGACTTAATGATGCAGCTTCGGGAAAAAGGAGCTTTTAACGTAGCCGATGTGGAGTTTGCGGTAGCTGAACCCAATGGAGAGCTTTCGGTTTTATTGAAGTCCACCAAACGGCCGGTAACTCCGGAAGATTTGGGATTAAATCCGCCCTATGAAGGAGTACCGGCAGAACTGGTGGTTGACGGAGAATTAATCGAGCAAAATTTTGAGCAGCATGGACTAGCTAAAGAATGGTTTTTTAACTACCTAAAAGAGCAAGGGATAACTAACTTAAAAGACATAGCGTATGCCCAAATTGATGCTAACGGTCAGGTATACATAGACTTAAAGCATGATAAGCTTACCCTGACGGTAGATATTACCGACAAAAAACCCAAGAGAAAAGGGGGATAA
- a CDS encoding TorD/DmsD family molecular chaperone, with protein MEHNRVEIYRILAAAMSEPDQEFYRWLKKDGVEAFKELGVNLGEIPNLPELSQSYQEYFGLYAPKVSLIESVYRKWSRDPEVDPVMANSRGFLMSDHALHVAALYEKAGLIIPEDFSGMPDHLVLELEFMAMLVENNHPGQKDFLSDHLSFIEQVVEKAREENLQGIYREIVEFLGKFYQEEKNLILGEKGI; from the coding sequence ATGGAACATAACCGGGTCGAAATTTACCGAATCCTTGCGGCGGCAATGAGCGAACCGGATCAAGAATTTTACCGCTGGTTAAAAAAGGACGGGGTAGAAGCTTTTAAAGAATTAGGGGTTAATCTTGGGGAAATTCCTAATTTACCGGAACTTTCTCAAAGCTACCAGGAGTATTTTGGCTTATATGCTCCCAAAGTAAGCCTTATCGAATCGGTATACCGCAAATGGTCTCGTGATCCCGAGGTAGACCCGGTTATGGCCAATAGTCGCGGCTTTCTCATGAGCGACCACGCATTGCATGTGGCGGCTTTATACGAAAAAGCGGGACTTATCATTCCCGAAGATTTTTCGGGAATGCCCGATCATTTAGTATTGGAGCTGGAGTTTATGGCGATGTTAGTAGAAAATAATCATCCCGGCCAAAAAGATTTTTTATCCGACCACTTATCGTTTATTGAACAGGTGGTGGAAAAAGCCAGAGAAGAAAACCTTCAGGGTATTTACCGGGAAATAGTTGAATTTTTAGGGAAGTTTTATCAGGAAGAAAAAAACTTAATCTTGGGAGAGAAGGGAATTTAA
- a CDS encoding sulfurtransferase TusA family protein yields MEIKVDLTGEVCPVPLWRVQEELKKMQPGDKIIVITDFSRSVRNIVDLAVRLKYDYDLEEISPGIWEVSVIKG; encoded by the coding sequence ATGGAAATCAAAGTAGACTTAACCGGTGAAGTCTGCCCGGTTCCCCTTTGGCGGGTGCAGGAAGAATTAAAGAAAATGCAGCCGGGAGATAAGATTATCGTAATCACCGATTTCAGCCGTTCAGTACGTAACATAGTTGATTTAGCGGTAAGGCTTAAATACGATTACGACTTAGAAGAAATTTCTCCCGGTATCTGGGAAGTTAGCGTTATAAAGGGGTAG
- a CDS encoding YeeE/YedE thiosulfate transporter family protein, producing the protein MKKVDLGWSEIKGGIILGILNILLLLTWGKPWGITHILTDWGTWWLKVLGFCPERWAYYQEVYPNSFFKTTLFSHENLLVVGTILGGLFAALWHNEFRPKKIKSPGKFLLGIIGGVFMGFGARLALGCNIGNLVGGIASFSLHGWIFGGSLIIGTYLGILFLKKYVL; encoded by the coding sequence ATGAAAAAAGTTGACCTTGGCTGGTCGGAAATCAAAGGTGGAATAATTCTTGGTATTTTAAATATTTTATTATTACTTACCTGGGGGAAGCCCTGGGGTATCACCCACATCCTTACCGACTGGGGTACCTGGTGGCTAAAAGTTTTGGGTTTTTGCCCGGAGAGGTGGGCTTATTACCAGGAGGTTTATCCCAATTCTTTTTTCAAAACTACCCTGTTTTCCCACGAAAATCTCTTGGTAGTTGGAACCATTTTAGGAGGGCTTTTTGCCGCCCTCTGGCACAACGAATTTCGCCCCAAAAAAATAAAATCCCCAGGGAAATTTTTGCTGGGGATTATTGGAGGCGTTTTTATGGGCTTTGGGGCTAGACTTGCCCTTGGCTGCAATATTGGCAACCTGGTAGGGGGTATAGCCTCCTTTTCTCTTCACGGCTGGATTTTTGGCGGCTCTTTAATTATTGGCACGTATCTTGGTATATTATTTTTAAAAAAATATGTCCTTTAA
- a CDS encoding molybdopterin-containing oxidoreductase family protein — translation MKLTRRSFLKASAATGALAALSGGVMSFERWSAKAAESSDVKMIPSICEMCGTKCGIIVKVKNGRVVKIEGNKDHPNGKGKICARGNAGMKLLYDPDRLKQPLKREGDKFVPISWEQAFREIGEKLKEIKAKYGPEALVWSTHPELVNDYEVIFNQAFGSPNLSPHAPTCYSPRNAAYKAIYGDVPTVDYGNVKYYISCGRNLVEGISVSQVTGIMKAKEKGAKIIVLDPRYSNFAALASEWVPIRPGTDLAFLLAMIYLIIKNEWYDKEFVANYTVGFDEVAAEVEKYTPKWAEEITGIPAATIERITEEFAKAKPAAVIDPGWHTSRYMNSTEMVRAGAVINALMGNLGQKGGLKFSKYNFTKVEEREGLWPKLEKPKAKRFDGAGGEKWPLAKGLGMIQMLPEHILSGEPYPIKAYIANHHNPVRSAGNSKKWIEALKKLDLVVVIDVQMSETALMAHYVLPESTYLERFDPPQIAGNAVALRQPAVKPLHNTMGADDIIKELAHEVGIGQYFNYTLEQFSDQMLKPFNVTFKQLMEKGVIALDDGKPVNKVPEIKTESKKIELSSPAFEKAGTKRVPTWVPPGVTERNGKLRFLHGHTAVHTHTSTFNNEYLHALMPENVLWINTRTAEKLGINNGDLVEVKSDYGKVTIKAKVTEAIHPDAVFMVHGFGGFSPYQKKAYHKGASTSFIVPNHAEPLSGASADCEVLVEVRKIGGGANA, via the coding sequence ATGAAGCTAACCCGGAGGAGCTTTTTAAAAGCCTCTGCCGCTACCGGTGCTCTGGCAGCCTTATCCGGCGGTGTAATGTCCTTTGAGCGCTGGTCGGCAAAAGCTGCCGAATCTTCCGATGTAAAGATGATTCCCAGCATTTGTGAAATGTGTGGCACCAAATGCGGCATCATCGTCAAAGTCAAAAATGGCCGGGTGGTAAAAATCGAGGGAAACAAAGACCATCCCAACGGCAAAGGCAAAATCTGTGCCCGGGGTAATGCCGGGATGAAACTTTTGTATGACCCGGACCGCTTAAAACAGCCACTTAAAAGAGAAGGGGACAAATTTGTACCGATATCCTGGGAGCAGGCGTTTCGTGAAATTGGCGAAAAGCTCAAAGAAATTAAAGCCAAATATGGACCGGAGGCGCTGGTGTGGAGTACTCACCCAGAACTTGTTAATGACTACGAAGTAATCTTTAACCAGGCCTTTGGTTCGCCAAATTTAAGCCCCCATGCTCCGACCTGCTACTCTCCGCGGAATGCGGCTTATAAAGCAATATACGGGGACGTACCTACTGTCGATTACGGCAATGTTAAGTACTACATTTCCTGCGGTCGCAATCTGGTGGAAGGAATAAGCGTAAGCCAGGTTACCGGTATCATGAAAGCCAAGGAAAAAGGGGCGAAAATAATTGTCCTGGACCCCCGGTACTCCAATTTTGCGGCGCTGGCGTCCGAATGGGTGCCCATAAGACCGGGTACCGACCTTGCGTTCCTTTTGGCGATGATCTACCTCATTATTAAAAATGAGTGGTACGACAAAGAGTTTGTAGCTAACTACACCGTTGGCTTTGATGAAGTTGCTGCAGAAGTGGAAAAATACACTCCGAAATGGGCCGAAGAAATAACCGGTATTCCGGCGGCAACTATTGAGCGGATTACCGAAGAATTTGCCAAAGCCAAACCGGCTGCGGTGATAGACCCGGGCTGGCACACCTCGCGTTATATGAACAGTACCGAAATGGTAAGAGCTGGAGCAGTGATCAATGCTCTCATGGGTAACCTTGGCCAGAAAGGCGGCCTTAAATTTTCCAAGTATAATTTTACCAAAGTCGAAGAGCGGGAAGGTCTCTGGCCAAAGCTGGAAAAACCAAAGGCTAAACGCTTTGACGGTGCTGGCGGCGAAAAATGGCCACTGGCGAAAGGCCTTGGGATGATTCAGATGCTTCCGGAGCATATTTTATCCGGCGAGCCTTACCCAATTAAAGCGTATATCGCCAACCACCACAATCCGGTGCGCTCGGCGGGTAATTCTAAAAAGTGGATTGAAGCTCTAAAGAAACTGGATCTGGTTGTAGTAATTGATGTGCAGATGAGTGAAACTGCTCTTATGGCACACTATGTCTTACCGGAATCCACTTATCTTGAGCGGTTTGATCCGCCGCAAATTGCCGGGAATGCTGTAGCTCTGCGGCAGCCGGCAGTAAAACCGCTTCATAATACTATGGGGGCTGACGATATAATTAAAGAGCTGGCGCATGAGGTGGGTATCGGGCAGTATTTTAACTATACGTTGGAGCAGTTTTCGGATCAGATGTTAAAACCCTTTAACGTAACCTTTAAACAACTTATGGAAAAAGGTGTTATTGCTTTAGACGATGGAAAGCCTGTCAATAAAGTTCCGGAAATTAAGACTGAATCCAAAAAAATCGAGCTTTCTTCACCGGCCTTTGAAAAAGCTGGTACCAAAAGGGTACCGACCTGGGTACCGCCTGGCGTGACTGAAAGGAACGGAAAGCTTCGCTTCCTCCATGGCCATACTGCAGTGCATACCCATACTTCCACCTTTAATAACGAGTACCTGCATGCTCTCATGCCGGAAAACGTCCTTTGGATCAATACCCGGACCGCAGAAAAGCTTGGCATCAATAATGGTGATTTAGTCGAAGTAAAATCGGACTACGGCAAAGTTACCATAAAAGCCAAAGTAACCGAAGCTATTCACCCCGATGCGGTTTTCATGGTGCACGGCTTTGGCGGTTTTTCGCCGTACCAGAAAAAGGCGTACCATAAAGGTGCCAGTACTTCCTTTATCGTTCCTAACCATGCAGAACCGCTTTCGGGAGCTTCGGCCGACTGTGAAGTACTGGTGGAGGTAAGAAAGATAGGAGGTGGGGCCAATGCCTAA
- a CDS encoding iron-containing alcohol dehydrogenase family protein → MPLFNRFISLPLFIRIEENLRYSLKTVIRESNFYFENPLFITGGENTRIVAREVAEGFQAPKFQFYYIADNSLGEINNLKEKINGVNPDLLVAVGGGRVIDVAKVVATEKLLPLITFPTTLANDGVVSPVAVIRDGDKLRSIGVNMPIGVLVDLAVVKNSPERLIKAGIGDLISNITALADWEIACRRGRDRMDGFAYMLSEKAVYSVLNYTGKSIWELDFLRLLAEGLVLSGIAMAITGTSRPASGAEHLISHALDKLYERPALHGEQVGVAALFTAKLQRQNLEGLLNFFKKFGLKASPESLGLTREQFLEAVNLAPGMRPERYTILNEDILKTAGEVYDAVYGNLP, encoded by the coding sequence ATGCCGCTTTTTAACCGTTTTATAAGTTTACCGCTTTTTATTAGAATCGAGGAAAATCTTCGCTATTCTTTAAAAACTGTCATCCGGGAGAGTAATTTCTATTTTGAAAACCCCCTTTTTATTACCGGTGGGGAAAACACTCGTATAGTTGCCCGGGAAGTGGCCGAAGGCTTTCAGGCTCCTAAATTTCAGTTTTACTATATAGCTGATAATTCTTTAGGAGAAATAAATAACTTAAAAGAAAAAATTAATGGGGTAAACCCCGACCTTTTAGTTGCAGTTGGCGGGGGGCGGGTTATTGATGTAGCCAAAGTGGTTGCCACGGAAAAGTTACTACCTCTAATAACCTTTCCCACCACCCTGGCCAACGACGGAGTAGTGAGCCCGGTGGCGGTAATCCGGGATGGAGATAAGCTTAGAAGTATTGGGGTTAATATGCCGATTGGGGTGCTGGTTGATCTGGCAGTGGTTAAAAATTCTCCCGAGCGTCTTATAAAAGCTGGTATTGGCGACTTAATCTCCAATATTACGGCGCTTGCCGACTGGGAAATTGCCTGCCGGCGGGGCAGAGATAGGATGGACGGTTTTGCTTATATGCTTTCGGAAAAAGCAGTGTATTCAGTTTTAAATTATACCGGTAAAAGTATCTGGGAACTTGATTTTTTAAGGCTTTTAGCCGAAGGCTTGGTTTTATCCGGGATTGCCATGGCTATTACTGGGACCAGCCGGCCTGCCAGTGGCGCCGAACATTTAATTAGCCATGCTTTAGATAAATTATATGAACGACCGGCCCTTCACGGTGAACAGGTGGGAGTTGCAGCCTTATTTACTGCAAAGCTCCAGCGCCAGAATTTAGAAGGATTATTAAACTTTTTTAAAAAATTTGGGCTTAAAGCCTCACCGGAAAGTTTAGGTTTAACAAGAGAACAGTTTTTAGAGGCGGTTAATTTAGCACCAGGCATGCGCCCTGAACGTTATACAATTTTAAATGAAGATATATTAAAGACGGCCGGTGAAGTTTATGATGCAGTGTATGGGAATTTGCCATAA
- the galU gene encoding UTP--glucose-1-phosphate uridylyltransferase GalU: MKIKKAIIPAAGLGVRFLPATKAQPKEMLPIVDKPTIQYIVEEAVASGIEDILIVTGKNKRAIEDHFDKSPELEMYLEKRGKDDLLEIVRSIGNMVDIHYVRQKEPLGLGHAIYCARKFIGNEPFAVLLGDDLMKARTPVLKQMIDLYEKVEGSIVAVQEVEPQDASKYGILKAEYAGERLYRVQDLVEKPKPEEAPSNLAVMGRYIIEPEIFDFLEKTPPGAGGEIQLTDALRMLCQVKPIYGYVYEGMRYDVGDKLGFLKATVEFALDREELASGFKAYLKELVAKEID, from the coding sequence TTGAAAATCAAAAAAGCCATCATTCCTGCAGCTGGATTGGGAGTTAGATTTTTACCGGCAACCAAGGCTCAGCCTAAAGAAATGCTGCCCATTGTTGATAAACCTACAATTCAGTATATCGTAGAAGAAGCGGTAGCTTCTGGTATTGAGGACATCTTAATTGTCACCGGTAAAAACAAACGGGCCATTGAAGACCATTTTGATAAATCCCCGGAATTAGAAATGTATTTAGAAAAGAGAGGGAAAGACGACCTTTTGGAGATTGTCCGCTCCATTGGCAATATGGTGGATATCCACTACGTCCGGCAAAAAGAGCCTCTAGGGCTTGGACATGCCATTTACTGTGCCCGCAAATTTATTGGCAATGAACCTTTTGCGGTTTTACTGGGTGACGACTTGATGAAAGCTAGAACTCCGGTCTTAAAGCAAATGATTGATCTTTATGAAAAAGTGGAAGGAAGTATCGTGGCCGTACAGGAAGTAGAGCCTCAGGATGCAAGCAAGTACGGAATTTTAAAGGCAGAGTATGCCGGAGAGCGGCTCTATCGGGTCCAGGACTTGGTTGAAAAACCCAAACCCGAAGAAGCACCTTCCAACCTGGCGGTGATGGGCCGCTATATTATCGAGCCGGAGATTTTTGATTTCTTAGAAAAAACTCCTCCCGGAGCCGGAGGCGAAATTCAACTGACCGATGCTTTAAGAATGCTGTGTCAGGTAAAGCCAATATATGGTTATGTGTATGAAGGTATGCGCTATGATGTGGGCGACAAACTTGGCTTTTTAAAAGCGACCGTGGAATTTGCCCTGGACCGGGAGGAGCTGGCCAGCGGGTTTAAAGCTTATCTTAAAGAATTAGTGGCAAAGGAAATAGATTAA